GCTTTTAACGCCCAAAGCTCTGTTTCTTGGCCATTCACCATTTCCAAATCCTTAAGAAGCTAAGACTCTAATAGAATCAGAGAGGGAGATGGACTATTAGCCATAGCCCTTTGAACTCCATCTAATCGAGCCATGATTCTCCTTTTCTTTGCAAATATATTCCCGAAATGATTCTTATTCCACAACTTAGCCTCCTTTGCAAAATTTTCTATATTCTCCGGAAGCTCCATAGACCTCTTCCACGCCTGACTAACTACACTCGGAAAGGAAGGGTCAGAGAGCCAGAAGCTTTGAAAACGGAACGATCTATTAAGATAATTCATCCTCCTAGGCAGAGTTTCAAGAAGAACTAGGCAGTGATCCGAGTGGCATCTCGTGAGATGGGAAATTCTAGCTTCCGGATACAGAAGACACCAGCTCGGATTCATGAAGTATCTATCAATCCTTTCTTGGATAAAATAGTTGGCATCTCTCTTATTAGTCCAAGTAAACCTTGGCCCATTGAACCCTAAATCCACCATATTACACCTATCTAAGCACTCCTTGAATAGAAGGGATCTATTAATGCTTACTGGTCTACCCCCTAACTTATCCTCATTAACTAAGggttcattaaaatctccaGCTATCACCCAGGGTTTATTATGCATTTCTGCCACTTTGGACAGATTATTCCATAAAATACTTCTCTCCTCACTCCTCGGGCTAGCATAAATTGCAGTAAAGAACCAGGATAGATTAGAGGATAGTACCTTGACCTCAACATGGATCTCTTGTTCTGTAGTAGCCAGCTGGTCAATCTCCACCATGTCTGAATTCCACAGCAACCACAAGCCTCCAGTACGGCCAATTGTCTCCGTAATAATTGCACCATCGAATGGAAGTCTGTCAGTGATCTCTCTTGCTCTTTCTCCCCCAAGACGAGTTTCCATTATTACCATTATTGCCGGATTGTGCATCCCTACCAAGTCCCTTACATGTTTCTGAAAATTGGGCTTCAGAACCCCTCTACTATTCCAAACTAcaaaattcataataaaatgaaaaaaggggAGAAGGAACATATTAAGCAGAAGCAGTAGCTCCACCGCCATTCTCGAAATCCATCCCAATTTCGCCATCACCGGAACCCCCCTGCTCACAAGGCTTGCTGTTGTGGGTCCGCTGATCGACTGGCTCAGCTTGAAGAACGGAGTCAGCAGAACCTCCACCATCATTTTCGAAATCCATTCTAGCTTCACCCTTGCCGGAATCCCCCTGCACTCTATCCTTGCTGTTATGAGTCCGCCGATCAACTGGATCGGCTTGAACATCGGAATCATCTTGAAGGCTTGGCTCGGCTGGGTGGCGACTCGGTCTTCCACTAACATCACCGACCTTGCTGCCTCTGGGACGGTCTGAGTGAACACAGGAAGATTCTCCTCCTCCGGTAGCCACACGCCGGTTCGACACCACATCATGCTCTCCACTCTTCTTTCCCTTAGCTTTAATCCCCACTTCCTTTTGAACCGGAGCTGTAAACTGAAATTTGTTCTCAtggctgcccttactgccatcaGAGGTGCGCCAACTCCAATTCTGAGAGTTAAGAGTTTCTGGCTGCATTTGAGTGAACGTAGCCCTACTCCTAGCCAAACCCTTTTTTCCCCTTACTGATGGGCTCATTTGCAAAATAGGCCCCTGCCTACTTGGACTAGTCCCCACACTAAATGGGCCCAATTGCTTGTCCTTCAAATCGTGTTTCGGAACACCAAACTTCTACGGGTTTGTCTCCTTGGCCCAGCCCATCGAAATGGGCTTCGTTGCAGTTCCTTGCCCACTAGCCTGACGCTCCTCTGCTCTCCCCGAACCTGAGAGTCCGTCCAAACCAGCAGCATTCCTAACGCCACGCTGTCCATTTTTCCTGCGTGTCACTAACATCCAAGGCCCGTACGAGTCGTTAGCCTTTGTCGCTCCACTACCCTCTGACATGCCACCCCCAATGACTGTACTATCCGTGTCATGCACCATACGTGACCCAACAGAATCACCATGCTCATCGTTGCCTCCTCTCACCGGCGATGAAGAAGACCGAATGATGTGTGGACAGACCTCTTTCTTGTGACCTACCCTACCACAAGCAAAACACAACTTCTGGATTCCCTCATAGACCACCGGCTGCTCGAATCTGCCTATAAGCACTGTATTAATAAGTGGTTTGTTCATATCCACTTGAATGCATAATCTCGCGTATTTTCCTCTCACTTCCATGGCGGTTTGAGCATCAATCCGTAAAACTTTGCCAATAGCTTCTCCAATATGTTTAAGCACCTCCGTTTCGTATAGTTCCAATGGCAGCGCATGTAACCAAACCCACACCGCTATCGAAGAGACATTGGCTGCTTCTGGTTTGAAGAAAGGCTCCCAAGGTCTGATCGATAAAAATTGCCCTCCGATGAACCAAGGACCTTTCTCTAGGACTGAATCCATATCCTCTTTCAAGGTGAATCTAACAGAATAAAAATCGCACCCAAGATCGACACAGTCCAGTCTTCCGATTGGTTTCCAAAGGTACTGAAGCTTGCTTTGGAGAAAGTTAAACC
This DNA window, taken from Quercus robur chromosome 2, dhQueRobu3.1, whole genome shotgun sequence, encodes the following:
- the LOC126704310 gene encoding uncharacterized protein LOC126704310 yields the protein MDLMDDDAESDDEVTDLRDGLAAVKLSRETKLRIRKPWSQTLIIKLYGKTVGFNFLQSKLQYLWKPIGRLDCVDLGCDFYSVRFTLKEDMDSVLEKGPWFIGGQFLSIRPWEPFFKPEAANVSSIAVWVWLHALPLELYETEVLKHIGEAIGKVLRIDAQTAMEVRGKYARLCIQVDMNKPLINTVLIGRFEQPVVYEGIQKLCFACGRVGHKKEVCPHIIRSSSSPVRGGNDEHGDSVGSRMVHDTDSTVIGGGMSEGSGATKANDSYGPWMLVTRRKNGQRGVRNAAGLDGLSGSGRAEERQASGQGTATKPISMGWAKETNP